Proteins encoded by one window of Salvia splendens isolate huo1 chromosome 5, SspV2, whole genome shotgun sequence:
- the LOC121804024 gene encoding uncharacterized protein LOC121804024, producing MVRSSRQQTREEGGLVRDHDRKLLAAFSTPLVAQSALEAELMAIHHGLEVAKAFNQPIWIESDAEQAIKLLNGTTWGPAQVRRVMARLHGFKRRHIFRSTFIHREGNKAADMLAKMGVEQDTFQHMSPQNVPRMIRAIIRMDELGVPNLWVRDDG from the coding sequence ATGGTGCGTTCTTCAAGGCAACAAACAAGGGAGGAGGGGGGTTTAGTTCGGGACCACGATCGGAAGCTACTAGCAGCCTTCTCAACCCCTCTCGTCGCACAATCGGCTCTAgaggccgagctcatggccaTACACCATGGGTTGGAGGTAGCGAAGGCCTTCAACCAACCTATATGGATCGAATCGGATGCGGAACAAGCTATTAAGTTGCTCAATGGTACTACTTGGGGGCCGGCACAAGTTCGCCGCGTCATGGCCCGTCTGCATGGCTTCAAACGTAGACATATATTCCGTTCCACCTTCATACATAGGGAGGGCAACAAAGCGGCCGATatgctcgccaaaatgggagtgGAACAAGATACTTTCCAACATATGTCTCCACAGAATGTTCCAAGAATGATCAGAGCCATCATCCGAATGGATGAATTGGGAGTCCCCAATCTTTGGGTGAGAGATGATGGGTGA